The stretch of DNA TCAACAAAAGGAGTAAACTATGTCCGTATGGAAAAATGAAAAGTTCTGGTTGGTGATGGCTGGTGCTGTTGGCTCTGCTATTGCAAAGAAGATTCTCAAGGCTCCCAAAACTCGCGAATATGCCGTCAAGGGACTTGCTCAGGGCATGAAGTTCACTGCCGACGCTAAGGCCACCTTCCAAGACATGAAGGACGAAGCTGCCGACATCTGCAACGACGCAAAGAAAGAAGCAGAAGCGAAGTAATCCATGAAATTCAAGATTGTTTACGATCAGCCGGGGCGAATCCGCTTTCGGGCGGGGGCCTACGCATTTGAAAAAATGCATGAACCGCGCATCCACATGGCATGCGTGAGTGAACCTTATGTCCAGAAAGCGGTAGTCCATTCGGAAAACGGCGGTATTCTGCTGGAATACGAAGATGGCTATCGTGAACAGGTGATTGATTTCGTTCGAAATCTGAACATTGCAAATCTTCCGGAAATCGAACCCGATACCGAATATCAGCTGCAGGCTCTTGATACGGATTTCAAGAATAAGCTCACGTTCATGATTGCGCGGCGTTACTTGGCCAAGTTGTTTATTCCGGCTCCTATCCGCACGGTGCACCTGATTTACAGGGGCCTCAAGTTTGTGGCGAAGGGCTTGAATTGCCTTGGTGAAGGAAAGCTTTCTGTCGAGGTGTTAGATGGAGCCGCTATCGGAGCGAGCATCCTGCAGCGCAATTACGAATCGGCGGGAACCATTATGTTCTTGCTGAACGTAAGTAGCCTTTTGGAAGATTATACTAAGGCGCGTACCCGCACCGCCCTTACTGCAAGTCTTGCCGTGAAGGTGGACAAGGTGTGGGTCGTTCGCGACGGTGTCGATGTTCAGGTGCGCATGCAGGACGTTCAGGTGGGCGACCTCGTGCGCGTGCGTTCCGGCAGCATGATTCCGGTGGATGGAACCGTTACCGAAGGCGATGCCTTTGTGAACGAAGCGACTATGACGGGCGAATCCCAGGCTGTTCATAAGACGGTCGGTAAGTCCGTTTTTGCGGGCACCATCGTAGACGAAGGTTCGATTGTCGTGTCAGTGCGTGCCGTGAGTGGCAACACCAAGATTCAGAAGATTATCGAACTTATCGATCGCTCCGAGGACTTGAAGGCTTCTATCCAGAGCCGTGCTGAACGCTTGGCTGATGGTATTGTGCCGTTCAGTTTCCTCGGTTTCGGGCTCACGCTCTTGTTTACCCGCAACATCACTAAGGCCGTCTCGATTCTGATGGTGGATTATTCTTGCGCCATCAAGCTTTCGACCCCGATTTCGGTGATTTCTGCGCTGCGCGAAGCCGCTGACCGCAACATGACCGTGAAGGGCGGCAAGTACCTGGAAGAATTTGCGCTTGCCGATACCATTGTTTTCGACAAGACAGGAACTCTCACCAAGGCGGAACCGAAACTTGAACGTGTTATTCCGTTCGGAAACCGCAGCGAAGACGAAATCCTTCGCATCGCCGCTTGCATCGAGGAGCATTTCCCGCATAGCATGGCGCGCGCCATTGTGCGCGGGGCTGCCGAAAGGGGAATCGACCACGAAGAAGAACACGCTGACGTGAAGTACATTGTGGCACATGGAATCGCGACGACTCTCGATGGCGAACGCGCTGTTATCGGTAGCAAGCATTTCGTAGTCGAAGACGAAAAAATCGCGGTGGGCGAGGCGGAACAGAAAAAGATTGACGAACTCGCCGGAGCCGCATCCGTGATTTACCTTGCTATTGGCGGGAACCTTGCGGGCGTGCTTTGCATTAGCGATCCTCCGCGAGACGAAGCAGCAGAAGCGATTCGCATGCTCCGTGAACGCGAGATCAAGCATGTGGCGATGATTACCGGCGATAGCCAGAAGGCTGCTGAACGCACGGCGCAACTTTTGGGCGTCGATACCTTCTTTGCGCAGGTGCTGCCCGAAGACAAGCACCGCTATGTGGAAAAGATGAAGGCCGAAGGCCGCCGCGTGATTATGGTGGGCGACGGAATCAACGATGCTCCTGCCCTTGCCGCCGCGAACGTGTCGGTCGCCATGAGCGATGCCAGCGACATTGCCCGTGAAACCGCCGACGTGACCCTCCGCAGCGAAGACCTGCGCGACCTCGCCGAACTCCGTACGCTGAGTACCCAGCTCATGGACCGCATCCAGGCGAATTACCGCTTTATCGTCGCCTTCAACACGTCGTTACTGGCGGCAGGCTTCTTCGGCTTCTTGGCCCCCTCGACCTCGGCCTTGTTGCACAACCTCTCGACCATGGCAATCTGTGCCAAGAGTATGACCCCGCTAAAACGCGCGTAGGGCCGCAACCCTCAAAAATCACCTAAATTATCAAAAAATGCCCCTGCTCAGAGCTACTTGAGCGGGGGCACCTTTATTCCCAAAGAGACACAAAAGAGGGAATTGATTTTTTGATTCAACCTAACAAGCCTGAGTCCGAAAGCTATGGCGACATTCTGAATTAGACTTGTCTAACTAAAAGTTAGATAAAACTAACTGCAAAAACAAGGGTAAAATGGCAAAAATAATGTAAATTTTCCTTATAAAATTAGTCTTCTCTAAATAAATACGAATTCGGTAATATTTTTAGCCTTGCCTAATTAGATTTATTAAACTATATTAGCCGCGTCTAAATAAGGCTGGTTGAAATGGACCATACAAAATTGACTCAAAGCTTAGAAGATTACCTGGAAATGGTGCACATGTTGCGCCTGGCGAACGGGCTTGCCCGCGTC from uncultured Fibrobacter sp. encodes:
- a CDS encoding DUF1490 domain-containing protein, producing the protein MSVWKNEKFWLVMAGAVGSAIAKKILKAPKTREYAVKGLAQGMKFTADAKATFQDMKDEAADICNDAKKEAEAK
- a CDS encoding heavy metal translocating P-type ATPase, which gives rise to MKFKIVYDQPGRIRFRAGAYAFEKMHEPRIHMACVSEPYVQKAVVHSENGGILLEYEDGYREQVIDFVRNLNIANLPEIEPDTEYQLQALDTDFKNKLTFMIARRYLAKLFIPAPIRTVHLIYRGLKFVAKGLNCLGEGKLSVEVLDGAAIGASILQRNYESAGTIMFLLNVSSLLEDYTKARTRTALTASLAVKVDKVWVVRDGVDVQVRMQDVQVGDLVRVRSGSMIPVDGTVTEGDAFVNEATMTGESQAVHKTVGKSVFAGTIVDEGSIVVSVRAVSGNTKIQKIIELIDRSEDLKASIQSRAERLADGIVPFSFLGFGLTLLFTRNITKAVSILMVDYSCAIKLSTPISVISALREAADRNMTVKGGKYLEEFALADTIVFDKTGTLTKAEPKLERVIPFGNRSEDEILRIAACIEEHFPHSMARAIVRGAAERGIDHEEEHADVKYIVAHGIATTLDGERAVIGSKHFVVEDEKIAVGEAEQKKIDELAGAASVIYLAIGGNLAGVLCISDPPRDEAAEAIRMLREREIKHVAMITGDSQKAAERTAQLLGVDTFFAQVLPEDKHRYVEKMKAEGRRVIMVGDGINDAPALAAANVSVAMSDASDIARETADVTLRSEDLRDLAELRTLSTQLMDRIQANYRFIVAFNTSLLAAGFFGFLAPSTSALLHNLSTMAICAKSMTPLKRA